The region CTTTGTTTAAAAAATCTTGTGATGGGGGCAATCCTACAGGATGCTATAATCTAGGGGTTATTGATAGAGATAAAAAAGATTATAAAAAGGCGATGGGTAAGTTTAAAGATTCTTGTGAAAAGGGATTTGGACAGGCTTGCTATAGTATCGGGGTGATGTATAAAAATGCCGAAGGTGTCGAGCAAGATTTAGATCTTAGTGCAGATATGTTTTCAAAGGCTTGTGATTTAAATAGTGCTTATGGATGCTTAGATGCTTGCGTATTTTATAAAGATGATGCTCAGGGCGATCGCGCTTTACCTCTATGTCAAAGGGCTTGTGAGTTGGGTAATGGGGCAGGCTGTTTCAATGCTAGCGATCTGTATTTCACAAAATATAAGGATATTCCAAATACATTGGCTTATTCAAAACGAGCTTGTGATTTGGGGGTAGATGTGGCTTGCTCA is a window of Helicobacter sp. 12S02232-10 DNA encoding:
- a CDS encoding tetratricopeptide repeat protein, giving the protein MKKLIFVSLLLGVIFYGCSDPTKIKENDTQEVQSLKTDCAAGDLESCANLGAKYALGQDIKKDIGAAKTLFKKSCDGGNPTGCYNLGVIDRDKKDYKKAMGKFKDSCEKGFGQACYSIGVMYKNAEGVEQDLDLSADMFSKACDLNSAYGCLDACVFYKDDAQGDRALPLCQRACELGNGAGCFNASDLYFTKYKDIPNTLAYSKRACDLGVDVACSNVAFLYAEGKDIPKDIKKAVTYFDKACSLGNEQACKNSETIKSDLSKNNKKVSSAISKHLKKN